Proteins encoded by one window of Macaca mulatta isolate MMU2019108-1 chromosome 10, T2T-MMU8v2.0, whole genome shotgun sequence:
- the AIFM3 gene encoding apoptosis-inducing factor 3 isoform X13 translates to MGGALGLRQLPICAPACRPSSGHSPWVAVSPSPNQWSSRSRWCCLRKNEARRSCRPVGRAAPGPTRAMARPATSTRRSACPPLTPTPALRIVWRLLSATSRISRMASVLSRGRVRCPWHGACFNISTGDLEDFPGLDSLHKFQVKIEKEKVYVRASKQALQLQRRTKVMAKCISPSAGYSSSTNVLIVGAGAAGLVCAETLRQEGFSDRIVLCTLDRHLPYDRPKLSKSLDTQPEQLALRPKEFFRAYGIEVLTEAQVVTVDVRNKKVVFKDGFKLEYSKLLLAPGSSPRTLSCKGKEMENVFTIRTPEDANRVVRLARGRNVVIVGAGFLGMEVAAYLTEKAHSVSVVELEETPFRRFLGERVGRALMKMFENNRVKFYMQTEVSELRGQEGKLKEVVLKSSKVVRADVCVVGIGAVAATGFLRQSGIGLDSRGFIPVNKMMQTNVPGVFAAGDAVTFPLAWRNNRKVNIPHWQMAHAQGRVAAQNMLAQEAEMNTVPYLWTAMFGKSLRYAGYGEGFDDVIIQGDLEELKFVAFYTKGDEVIAVASMNYDPIVSKVAEVLASGRAIRKREVE, encoded by the exons ATGGGGGGCGCCCTAGGCCTCCGACAGCTCCCCATCTGTGCTCCTGCCTGCCGGCCATCTTCAGGCCACTCGCCATGGGTGGCTGTTTCTCCAAGCCCAAACCAG TGGAGCTCAAGATCGAGGTGGTGCTGCCTGAGAAAGAACGAGGCAAGGAGGAGCTGTCGGCCAGTGGGAAGGGCAGCCCCCGGGCCTACCAGGGCAATGGCACGGCCCGCCACTTCCACACGGAGGAGCGCCTGCCCACCCCTCACCCCTACCCCAGCCCTCAGGATTGTGTGGAGGCTGCTGTCTGCCACGTCAAGGATCTCGAGAATGGCCA GCGTTCTGTCCCGTGGTCGCGTGCGCTGCCCCTGGCACGGCGCCTGCTTCAACATCAGCACTGGGGACCTGGAGGACTTCCCCGGCCTGGATAGTCTGCACAAGTTCCAG GTGAAGATTGAGAAGGAGAAGGTGTACGTCCGGGCCAGCAAGCAG GCCCTACAGCTGCAGCGAAGGACCAAGGTGATGGCCAAGTGtatctccccaagtgctgggtaCAGCAGTAGCACCAATGTGCTCATTGTGGGCGCAG GTGCAGCTGGCCTGGTGTGTGCAGAGACACTGCGGCAGGAGGGCTTCTCCGACCGGATCGTTCTGTGCACGCTAGACCGGCACCTTCCCTATGACCGTCCCAAGCTCAGCAAG TCCCTGGACACACAGCCTGAGCAGCTGGCCCTGAGGCCCAAGGAGTTTTTCCGAGCCTATGGCATCGAGGTGCTCACCGAGGCTCAG GTGGTCACAGTGGATGTGAGAAACAAGAAGGTCGTGTTCAAGGATGGCTTCAAGCTGGAGTACAGCAAGCTGCTGCTGGCGCCAGGGAGCAG CCCCAGGACTCTGAGCTgcaaaggcaaagaaatggaGAACGTGTTCACCATCCGGACGCCAGAGGATGCCAATCGCGTGGTGAGGCTGGCCCGAGGCCGCAATGTGGTCATCGTGGGAGCCGGCTTCCTGG GGATGGAGGTGGCCGCTTACCTGACGGAGAAGGCCCACTCCGTGTCTGTGGTGGAGCTGGAGGAGACGCCCTTCAGGAGGTTCTTGGGGGAGCGCGTGGGTCGTGCCCTCATGAAG ATGTTTGAGAACAACCGGGTGAAGTTCTACATGCAGACTGAGGTGTCAGAGCTGCGGGGCCAGGAGGGAAAG CTGAAGGAGGTTGTGCTGAAGAGCAGCAAGGTCGTGCGGGCTGACGTCTGCGTGGTTGGCATTG GTGCAGTGGCCGCCACAGGCTTCCTGAGGCAGAGCGGCATCGGTCTGGATTCCCGAGGCTTCATCCCTGTCAACAAG ATGATGCAGACCAATGTCCCAGGCGTGTTCGCAGCTGGTGATGCCGTCACCTTCCCCCTTGCCTGGAGGAACAACCGGAAAGTGAACATTCCACATTGGCAGATGGCTCATGCTCAGG GGCGCGTGGCAGCCCAGAACATGTTGGCGCAGGAAGCGGAGATGAACACCGTGCCCTACCTCTGGACCGCCATGTTTGGCAAGAGCCTGCGCTACGCGG GCTACGGAGAAGGCTTCGACGACGTCATCATCCAGGGGGATCTGGAGGAGCTGAAGTTTGTGGCTTTTTACACTAA AGGCGACGAGGTGATCGCCGTGGCCAGCATGAACTACGATCCCATTGTGTCCAAGGTCGCTGAGGTTCTGGCCTCAGGCCGTGCCATCCGGAAGCGGGAGGtggagtga
- the AIFM3 gene encoding apoptosis-inducing factor 3 isoform X1, with translation MSPTAHHLLRPGGAVLGAAGSPAAVQPQRQPRPARASPPPRARGPKRFPSPGPRRAQVLEQLQQDGISSISKAFRGSSPMGGALGLRQLPICAPACRPSSGHSPWVAVSPSPNQWSSRSRWCCLRKNEARRSCRPVGRAAPGPTRAMARPATSTRRSACPPLTPTPALRIVWRLLSATSRISRMASVLSRGRVRCPWHGACFNISTGDLEDFPGLDSLHKFQVKIEKEKVYVRASKQALQLQRRTKVMAKCISPSAGYSSSTNVLIVGAGAAGLVCAETLRQEGFSDRIVLCTLDRHLPYDRPKLSKSLDTQPEQLALRPKEFFRAYGIEVLTEAQVVTVDVRNKKVVFKDGFKLEYSKLLLAPGSSPRTLSCKGKEMENVFTIRTPEDANRVVRLARGRNVVIVGAGFLGMEVAAYLTEKAHSVSVVELEETPFRRFLGERVGRALMKMFENNRVKFYMQTEVSELRGQEGKLKEVVLKSSKVVRADVCVVGIGAVAATGFLRQSGIGLDSRGFIPVNKMMQTNVPGVFAAGDAVTFPLAWRNNRKVNIPHWQMAHAQGRVAAQNMLAQEAEMNTVPYLWTAMFGKSLRYAGYGEGFDDVIIQGDLEELKFVAFYTKGDEVIAVASMNYDPIVSKVAEVLASGRAIRKREVETGDMSWLTGKGS, from the exons ATGTCCCCCACCGCCCACCACCTGCTCCGGCCCGGCGGGGCGGTGCTGGGCGCCGCGGGCTCCCCGGCCGCAGTGCAGCCGCAGCgccagccccgccccgcccgcgccTCCCCGCCCCCCCGCGCCCGCGGCCCCAAGCGGTTCCCGAGTCCAGGCCCGCGCCGAGCCCAG GTCCTAGAGCAGCTCCAGCAGGATGGCATCTCCAGCATCTCTAAGGCCTTCAGGGGGTCCAGCCCCATGGGGGGCGCCCTAGGCCTCCGACAGCTCCCCATCTGTGCTCCTGCCTGCCGGCCATCTTCAGGCCACTCGCCATGGGTGGCTGTTTCTCCAAGCCCAAACCAG TGGAGCTCAAGATCGAGGTGGTGCTGCCTGAGAAAGAACGAGGCAAGGAGGAGCTGTCGGCCAGTGGGAAGGGCAGCCCCCGGGCCTACCAGGGCAATGGCACGGCCCGCCACTTCCACACGGAGGAGCGCCTGCCCACCCCTCACCCCTACCCCAGCCCTCAGGATTGTGTGGAGGCTGCTGTCTGCCACGTCAAGGATCTCGAGAATGGCCA GCGTTCTGTCCCGTGGTCGCGTGCGCTGCCCCTGGCACGGCGCCTGCTTCAACATCAGCACTGGGGACCTGGAGGACTTCCCCGGCCTGGATAGTCTGCACAAGTTCCAG GTGAAGATTGAGAAGGAGAAGGTGTACGTCCGGGCCAGCAAGCAG GCCCTACAGCTGCAGCGAAGGACCAAGGTGATGGCCAAGTGtatctccccaagtgctgggtaCAGCAGTAGCACCAATGTGCTCATTGTGGGCGCAG GTGCAGCTGGCCTGGTGTGTGCAGAGACACTGCGGCAGGAGGGCTTCTCCGACCGGATCGTTCTGTGCACGCTAGACCGGCACCTTCCCTATGACCGTCCCAAGCTCAGCAAG TCCCTGGACACACAGCCTGAGCAGCTGGCCCTGAGGCCCAAGGAGTTTTTCCGAGCCTATGGCATCGAGGTGCTCACCGAGGCTCAG GTGGTCACAGTGGATGTGAGAAACAAGAAGGTCGTGTTCAAGGATGGCTTCAAGCTGGAGTACAGCAAGCTGCTGCTGGCGCCAGGGAGCAG CCCCAGGACTCTGAGCTgcaaaggcaaagaaatggaGAACGTGTTCACCATCCGGACGCCAGAGGATGCCAATCGCGTGGTGAGGCTGGCCCGAGGCCGCAATGTGGTCATCGTGGGAGCCGGCTTCCTGG GGATGGAGGTGGCCGCTTACCTGACGGAGAAGGCCCACTCCGTGTCTGTGGTGGAGCTGGAGGAGACGCCCTTCAGGAGGTTCTTGGGGGAGCGCGTGGGTCGTGCCCTCATGAAG ATGTTTGAGAACAACCGGGTGAAGTTCTACATGCAGACTGAGGTGTCAGAGCTGCGGGGCCAGGAGGGAAAG CTGAAGGAGGTTGTGCTGAAGAGCAGCAAGGTCGTGCGGGCTGACGTCTGCGTGGTTGGCATTG GTGCAGTGGCCGCCACAGGCTTCCTGAGGCAGAGCGGCATCGGTCTGGATTCCCGAGGCTTCATCCCTGTCAACAAG ATGATGCAGACCAATGTCCCAGGCGTGTTCGCAGCTGGTGATGCCGTCACCTTCCCCCTTGCCTGGAGGAACAACCGGAAAGTGAACATTCCACATTGGCAGATGGCTCATGCTCAGG GGCGCGTGGCAGCCCAGAACATGTTGGCGCAGGAAGCGGAGATGAACACCGTGCCCTACCTCTGGACCGCCATGTTTGGCAAGAGCCTGCGCTACGCGG GCTACGGAGAAGGCTTCGACGACGTCATCATCCAGGGGGATCTGGAGGAGCTGAAGTTTGTGGCTTTTTACACTAA AGGCGACGAGGTGATCGCCGTGGCCAGCATGAACTACGATCCCATTGTGTCCAAGGTCGCTGAGGTTCTGGCCTCAGGCCGTGCCATCCGGAAGCGGGAGGtgga GACTGGCGACATGTCTTGGCTTACAGGGAAAGGATCCTGA
- the AIFM3 gene encoding apoptosis-inducing factor 3 isoform X15 → MGGALGLRQLPICAPACRPSSGHSPWVAVSPSPNQWSSRSRWCCLRKNEARRSCRPVGRAAPGPTRAMARPATSTRRSACPPLTPTPALRIVWRLLSATSRISRMASVLSRGRVRCPWHGACFNISTGDLEDFPGLDSLHKFQVKIEKEKVYVRASKQALQLQRRTKVMAKCISPSAGYSSSTNVLIVGAETLRQEGFSDRIVLCTLDRHLPYDRPKLSKSLDTQPEQLALRPKEFFRAYGIEVLTEAQVVTVDVRNKKVVFKDGFKLEYSKLLLAPGSSPRTLSCKGKEMENVFTIRTPEDANRVVRLARGRNVVIVGAGFLGMEVAAYLTEKAHSVSVVELEETPFRRFLGERVGRALMKMFENNRVKFYMQTEVSELRGQEGKLKEVVLKSSKVVRADVCVVGIGAVAATGFLRQSGIGLDSRGFIPVNKMMQTNVPGVFAAGDAVTFPLAWRNNRKVNIPHWQMAHAQGRVAAQNMLAQEAEMNTVPYLWTAMFGKSLRYAGYGEGFDDVIIQGDLEELKFVAFYTKGDEVIAVASMNYDPIVSKVAEVLASGRAIRKREVE, encoded by the exons ATGGGGGGCGCCCTAGGCCTCCGACAGCTCCCCATCTGTGCTCCTGCCTGCCGGCCATCTTCAGGCCACTCGCCATGGGTGGCTGTTTCTCCAAGCCCAAACCAG TGGAGCTCAAGATCGAGGTGGTGCTGCCTGAGAAAGAACGAGGCAAGGAGGAGCTGTCGGCCAGTGGGAAGGGCAGCCCCCGGGCCTACCAGGGCAATGGCACGGCCCGCCACTTCCACACGGAGGAGCGCCTGCCCACCCCTCACCCCTACCCCAGCCCTCAGGATTGTGTGGAGGCTGCTGTCTGCCACGTCAAGGATCTCGAGAATGGCCA GCGTTCTGTCCCGTGGTCGCGTGCGCTGCCCCTGGCACGGCGCCTGCTTCAACATCAGCACTGGGGACCTGGAGGACTTCCCCGGCCTGGATAGTCTGCACAAGTTCCAG GTGAAGATTGAGAAGGAGAAGGTGTACGTCCGGGCCAGCAAGCAG GCCCTACAGCTGCAGCGAAGGACCAAGGTGATGGCCAAGTGtatctccccaagtgctgggtaCAGCAGTAGCACCAATGTGCTCATTGTGGGCGCAG AGACACTGCGGCAGGAGGGCTTCTCCGACCGGATCGTTCTGTGCACGCTAGACCGGCACCTTCCCTATGACCGTCCCAAGCTCAGCAAG TCCCTGGACACACAGCCTGAGCAGCTGGCCCTGAGGCCCAAGGAGTTTTTCCGAGCCTATGGCATCGAGGTGCTCACCGAGGCTCAG GTGGTCACAGTGGATGTGAGAAACAAGAAGGTCGTGTTCAAGGATGGCTTCAAGCTGGAGTACAGCAAGCTGCTGCTGGCGCCAGGGAGCAG CCCCAGGACTCTGAGCTgcaaaggcaaagaaatggaGAACGTGTTCACCATCCGGACGCCAGAGGATGCCAATCGCGTGGTGAGGCTGGCCCGAGGCCGCAATGTGGTCATCGTGGGAGCCGGCTTCCTGG GGATGGAGGTGGCCGCTTACCTGACGGAGAAGGCCCACTCCGTGTCTGTGGTGGAGCTGGAGGAGACGCCCTTCAGGAGGTTCTTGGGGGAGCGCGTGGGTCGTGCCCTCATGAAG ATGTTTGAGAACAACCGGGTGAAGTTCTACATGCAGACTGAGGTGTCAGAGCTGCGGGGCCAGGAGGGAAAG CTGAAGGAGGTTGTGCTGAAGAGCAGCAAGGTCGTGCGGGCTGACGTCTGCGTGGTTGGCATTG GTGCAGTGGCCGCCACAGGCTTCCTGAGGCAGAGCGGCATCGGTCTGGATTCCCGAGGCTTCATCCCTGTCAACAAG ATGATGCAGACCAATGTCCCAGGCGTGTTCGCAGCTGGTGATGCCGTCACCTTCCCCCTTGCCTGGAGGAACAACCGGAAAGTGAACATTCCACATTGGCAGATGGCTCATGCTCAGG GGCGCGTGGCAGCCCAGAACATGTTGGCGCAGGAAGCGGAGATGAACACCGTGCCCTACCTCTGGACCGCCATGTTTGGCAAGAGCCTGCGCTACGCGG GCTACGGAGAAGGCTTCGACGACGTCATCATCCAGGGGGATCTGGAGGAGCTGAAGTTTGTGGCTTTTTACACTAA AGGCGACGAGGTGATCGCCGTGGCCAGCATGAACTACGATCCCATTGTGTCCAAGGTCGCTGAGGTTCTGGCCTCAGGCCGTGCCATCCGGAAGCGGGAGGtggagtga
- the AIFM3 gene encoding apoptosis-inducing factor 3 isoform X8 has translation MGGALGLRQLPICAPACRPSSGHSPWVAVSPSPNQWSSRSRWCCLRKNEARRSCRPVGRAAPGPTRAMARPATSTRRSACPPLTPTPALRIVWRLLSATSRISRMASVLSRGRVRCPWHGACFNISTGDLEDFPGLDSLHKFQVKIEKEKVYVRASKQALQLQRRTKVMAKCISPSAGYSSSTNVLIVGAGAAGLVCAETLRQEGFSDRIVLCTLDRHLPYDRPKLSKSLDTQPEQLALRPKEFFRAYGIEVLTEAQVVTVDVRNKKVVFKDGFKLEYSKLLLAPGSSPRTLSCKGKEMENVFTIRTPEDANRVVRLARGRNVVIVGAGFLGMEVAAYLTEKAHSVSVVELEETPFRRFLGERVGRALMKMFENNRVKFYMQTEVSELRGQEGKLKEVVLKSSKVVRADVCVVGIGAVAATGFLRQSGIGLDSRGFIPVNKMMQTNVPGVFAAGDAVTFPLAWRNNRKVNIPHWQMAHAQGRVAAQNMLAQEAEMNTVPYLWTAMFGKSLRYAGYGEGFDDVIIQGDLEELKFVAFYTKGDEVIAVASMNYDPIVSKVAEVLASGRAIRKREVETGDMSWLTGKGS, from the exons ATGGGGGGCGCCCTAGGCCTCCGACAGCTCCCCATCTGTGCTCCTGCCTGCCGGCCATCTTCAGGCCACTCGCCATGGGTGGCTGTTTCTCCAAGCCCAAACCAG TGGAGCTCAAGATCGAGGTGGTGCTGCCTGAGAAAGAACGAGGCAAGGAGGAGCTGTCGGCCAGTGGGAAGGGCAGCCCCCGGGCCTACCAGGGCAATGGCACGGCCCGCCACTTCCACACGGAGGAGCGCCTGCCCACCCCTCACCCCTACCCCAGCCCTCAGGATTGTGTGGAGGCTGCTGTCTGCCACGTCAAGGATCTCGAGAATGGCCA GCGTTCTGTCCCGTGGTCGCGTGCGCTGCCCCTGGCACGGCGCCTGCTTCAACATCAGCACTGGGGACCTGGAGGACTTCCCCGGCCTGGATAGTCTGCACAAGTTCCAG GTGAAGATTGAGAAGGAGAAGGTGTACGTCCGGGCCAGCAAGCAG GCCCTACAGCTGCAGCGAAGGACCAAGGTGATGGCCAAGTGtatctccccaagtgctgggtaCAGCAGTAGCACCAATGTGCTCATTGTGGGCGCAG GTGCAGCTGGCCTGGTGTGTGCAGAGACACTGCGGCAGGAGGGCTTCTCCGACCGGATCGTTCTGTGCACGCTAGACCGGCACCTTCCCTATGACCGTCCCAAGCTCAGCAAG TCCCTGGACACACAGCCTGAGCAGCTGGCCCTGAGGCCCAAGGAGTTTTTCCGAGCCTATGGCATCGAGGTGCTCACCGAGGCTCAG GTGGTCACAGTGGATGTGAGAAACAAGAAGGTCGTGTTCAAGGATGGCTTCAAGCTGGAGTACAGCAAGCTGCTGCTGGCGCCAGGGAGCAG CCCCAGGACTCTGAGCTgcaaaggcaaagaaatggaGAACGTGTTCACCATCCGGACGCCAGAGGATGCCAATCGCGTGGTGAGGCTGGCCCGAGGCCGCAATGTGGTCATCGTGGGAGCCGGCTTCCTGG GGATGGAGGTGGCCGCTTACCTGACGGAGAAGGCCCACTCCGTGTCTGTGGTGGAGCTGGAGGAGACGCCCTTCAGGAGGTTCTTGGGGGAGCGCGTGGGTCGTGCCCTCATGAAG ATGTTTGAGAACAACCGGGTGAAGTTCTACATGCAGACTGAGGTGTCAGAGCTGCGGGGCCAGGAGGGAAAG CTGAAGGAGGTTGTGCTGAAGAGCAGCAAGGTCGTGCGGGCTGACGTCTGCGTGGTTGGCATTG GTGCAGTGGCCGCCACAGGCTTCCTGAGGCAGAGCGGCATCGGTCTGGATTCCCGAGGCTTCATCCCTGTCAACAAG ATGATGCAGACCAATGTCCCAGGCGTGTTCGCAGCTGGTGATGCCGTCACCTTCCCCCTTGCCTGGAGGAACAACCGGAAAGTGAACATTCCACATTGGCAGATGGCTCATGCTCAGG GGCGCGTGGCAGCCCAGAACATGTTGGCGCAGGAAGCGGAGATGAACACCGTGCCCTACCTCTGGACCGCCATGTTTGGCAAGAGCCTGCGCTACGCGG GCTACGGAGAAGGCTTCGACGACGTCATCATCCAGGGGGATCTGGAGGAGCTGAAGTTTGTGGCTTTTTACACTAA AGGCGACGAGGTGATCGCCGTGGCCAGCATGAACTACGATCCCATTGTGTCCAAGGTCGCTGAGGTTCTGGCCTCAGGCCGTGCCATCCGGAAGCGGGAGGtgga GACTGGCGACATGTCTTGGCTTACAGGGAAAGGATCCTGA
- the AIFM3 gene encoding apoptosis-inducing factor 3 isoform X10 has protein sequence MGGALGLRQLPICAPACRPSSGHSPWVAVSPSPNQWSSRSRWCCLRKNEARRSCRPVGRAAPGPTRAMARPATSTRRSACPPLTPTPALRIVWRLLSATSRISRMASVLSRGRVRCPWHGACFNISTGDLEDFPGLDSLHKFQVKIEKEKVYVRASKQALQLQRRTKVMAKCISPSAGYSSSTNVLIVGAGAAGLVCAETLRQEGFSDRIVLCTLDRHLPYDRPKLSKSLDTQPEQLALRPKEFFRAYGIEVLTEAQVVTVDVRNKKVVFKDGFKLEYSKLLLAPGSSPRTLSCKGKEMENVFTIRTPEDANRVVRLARGRNVVIVGAGFLGMEVAAYLTEKAHSVSVVELEETPFRRFLGERVGRALMKMFENNRVKFYMQTEVSELRGQEGKLKEVVLKSSKVVRADVCVVGIVAATGFLRQSGIGLDSRGFIPVNKMMQTNVPGVFAAGDAVTFPLAWRNNRKVNIPHWQMAHAQGRVAAQNMLAQEAEMNTVPYLWTAMFGKSLRYAGYGEGFDDVIIQGDLEELKFVAFYTKGDEVIAVASMNYDPIVSKVAEVLASGRAIRKREVETGDMSWLTGKGS, from the exons ATGGGGGGCGCCCTAGGCCTCCGACAGCTCCCCATCTGTGCTCCTGCCTGCCGGCCATCTTCAGGCCACTCGCCATGGGTGGCTGTTTCTCCAAGCCCAAACCAG TGGAGCTCAAGATCGAGGTGGTGCTGCCTGAGAAAGAACGAGGCAAGGAGGAGCTGTCGGCCAGTGGGAAGGGCAGCCCCCGGGCCTACCAGGGCAATGGCACGGCCCGCCACTTCCACACGGAGGAGCGCCTGCCCACCCCTCACCCCTACCCCAGCCCTCAGGATTGTGTGGAGGCTGCTGTCTGCCACGTCAAGGATCTCGAGAATGGCCA GCGTTCTGTCCCGTGGTCGCGTGCGCTGCCCCTGGCACGGCGCCTGCTTCAACATCAGCACTGGGGACCTGGAGGACTTCCCCGGCCTGGATAGTCTGCACAAGTTCCAG GTGAAGATTGAGAAGGAGAAGGTGTACGTCCGGGCCAGCAAGCAG GCCCTACAGCTGCAGCGAAGGACCAAGGTGATGGCCAAGTGtatctccccaagtgctgggtaCAGCAGTAGCACCAATGTGCTCATTGTGGGCGCAG GTGCAGCTGGCCTGGTGTGTGCAGAGACACTGCGGCAGGAGGGCTTCTCCGACCGGATCGTTCTGTGCACGCTAGACCGGCACCTTCCCTATGACCGTCCCAAGCTCAGCAAG TCCCTGGACACACAGCCTGAGCAGCTGGCCCTGAGGCCCAAGGAGTTTTTCCGAGCCTATGGCATCGAGGTGCTCACCGAGGCTCAG GTGGTCACAGTGGATGTGAGAAACAAGAAGGTCGTGTTCAAGGATGGCTTCAAGCTGGAGTACAGCAAGCTGCTGCTGGCGCCAGGGAGCAG CCCCAGGACTCTGAGCTgcaaaggcaaagaaatggaGAACGTGTTCACCATCCGGACGCCAGAGGATGCCAATCGCGTGGTGAGGCTGGCCCGAGGCCGCAATGTGGTCATCGTGGGAGCCGGCTTCCTGG GGATGGAGGTGGCCGCTTACCTGACGGAGAAGGCCCACTCCGTGTCTGTGGTGGAGCTGGAGGAGACGCCCTTCAGGAGGTTCTTGGGGGAGCGCGTGGGTCGTGCCCTCATGAAG ATGTTTGAGAACAACCGGGTGAAGTTCTACATGCAGACTGAGGTGTCAGAGCTGCGGGGCCAGGAGGGAAAG CTGAAGGAGGTTGTGCTGAAGAGCAGCAAGGTCGTGCGGGCTGACGTCTGCGTGGTTGGCATTG TGGCCGCCACAGGCTTCCTGAGGCAGAGCGGCATCGGTCTGGATTCCCGAGGCTTCATCCCTGTCAACAAG ATGATGCAGACCAATGTCCCAGGCGTGTTCGCAGCTGGTGATGCCGTCACCTTCCCCCTTGCCTGGAGGAACAACCGGAAAGTGAACATTCCACATTGGCAGATGGCTCATGCTCAGG GGCGCGTGGCAGCCCAGAACATGTTGGCGCAGGAAGCGGAGATGAACACCGTGCCCTACCTCTGGACCGCCATGTTTGGCAAGAGCCTGCGCTACGCGG GCTACGGAGAAGGCTTCGACGACGTCATCATCCAGGGGGATCTGGAGGAGCTGAAGTTTGTGGCTTTTTACACTAA AGGCGACGAGGTGATCGCCGTGGCCAGCATGAACTACGATCCCATTGTGTCCAAGGTCGCTGAGGTTCTGGCCTCAGGCCGTGCCATCCGGAAGCGGGAGGtgga GACTGGCGACATGTCTTGGCTTACAGGGAAAGGATCCTGA
- the AIFM3 gene encoding apoptosis-inducing factor 3 isoform X3, producing MGGCFSKPKPGADLPTVELKIEVVLPEKERGKEELSASGKGSPRAYQGNGTARHFHTEERLPTPHPYPSPQDCVEAAVCHVKDLENGQMREVELGWGKVLLVKDNGEFHALGHKCPHYGAPLVKGVLSRGRVRCPWHGACFNISTGDLEDFPGLDSLHKFQVKIEKEKVYVRASKQALQLQRRTKVMAKCISPSAGYSSSTNVLIVGAGAAGLVCAETLRQEGFSDRIVLCTLDRHLPYDRPKLSKSLDTQPEQLALRPKEFFRAYGIEVLTEAQVVTVDVRNKKVVFKDGFKLEYSKLLLAPGSSPRTLSCKGKEMENVFTIRTPEDANRVVRLARGRNVVIVGAGFLGMEVAAYLTEKAHSVSVVELEETPFRRFLGERVGRALMKMFENNRVKFYMQTEVSELRGQEGKLKEVVLKSSKVVRADVCVVGIGAVAATGFLRQSGIGLDSRGFIPVNKMMQTNVPGVFAAGDAVTFPLAWRNNRKVNIPHWQMAHAQGRVAAQNMLAQEAEMNTVPYLWTAMFGKSLRYAGYGEGFDDVIIQGDLEELKFVAFYTKGDEVIAVASMNYDPIVSKVAEVLASGRAIRKREVETGDMSWLTGKGS from the exons ATGGGTGGCTGTTTCTCCAAGCCCAAACCAG GCGCTGACTTGCCCACAGTGGAGCTCAAGATCGAGGTGGTGCTGCCTGAGAAAGAACGAGGCAAGGAGGAGCTGTCGGCCAGTGGGAAGGGCAGCCCCCGGGCCTACCAGGGCAATGGCACGGCCCGCCACTTCCACACGGAGGAGCGCCTGCCCACCCCTCACCCCTACCCCAGCCCTCAGGATTGTGTGGAGGCTGCTGTCTGCCACGTCAAGGATCTCGAGAATGGCCA GATGCGGGAAGTGGAGCTGGGCTGGGGGAAGGTGTTGCTGGTGAAGGACAATGGGGAGTTCCACGCCCTGGGCCATAAGTGTCCGCACTACGGCGCACCCCTGGTGAAAG GCGTTCTGTCCCGTGGTCGCGTGCGCTGCCCCTGGCACGGCGCCTGCTTCAACATCAGCACTGGGGACCTGGAGGACTTCCCCGGCCTGGATAGTCTGCACAAGTTCCAG GTGAAGATTGAGAAGGAGAAGGTGTACGTCCGGGCCAGCAAGCAG GCCCTACAGCTGCAGCGAAGGACCAAGGTGATGGCCAAGTGtatctccccaagtgctgggtaCAGCAGTAGCACCAATGTGCTCATTGTGGGCGCAG GTGCAGCTGGCCTGGTGTGTGCAGAGACACTGCGGCAGGAGGGCTTCTCCGACCGGATCGTTCTGTGCACGCTAGACCGGCACCTTCCCTATGACCGTCCCAAGCTCAGCAAG TCCCTGGACACACAGCCTGAGCAGCTGGCCCTGAGGCCCAAGGAGTTTTTCCGAGCCTATGGCATCGAGGTGCTCACCGAGGCTCAG GTGGTCACAGTGGATGTGAGAAACAAGAAGGTCGTGTTCAAGGATGGCTTCAAGCTGGAGTACAGCAAGCTGCTGCTGGCGCCAGGGAGCAG CCCCAGGACTCTGAGCTgcaaaggcaaagaaatggaGAACGTGTTCACCATCCGGACGCCAGAGGATGCCAATCGCGTGGTGAGGCTGGCCCGAGGCCGCAATGTGGTCATCGTGGGAGCCGGCTTCCTGG GGATGGAGGTGGCCGCTTACCTGACGGAGAAGGCCCACTCCGTGTCTGTGGTGGAGCTGGAGGAGACGCCCTTCAGGAGGTTCTTGGGGGAGCGCGTGGGTCGTGCCCTCATGAAG ATGTTTGAGAACAACCGGGTGAAGTTCTACATGCAGACTGAGGTGTCAGAGCTGCGGGGCCAGGAGGGAAAG CTGAAGGAGGTTGTGCTGAAGAGCAGCAAGGTCGTGCGGGCTGACGTCTGCGTGGTTGGCATTG GTGCAGTGGCCGCCACAGGCTTCCTGAGGCAGAGCGGCATCGGTCTGGATTCCCGAGGCTTCATCCCTGTCAACAAG ATGATGCAGACCAATGTCCCAGGCGTGTTCGCAGCTGGTGATGCCGTCACCTTCCCCCTTGCCTGGAGGAACAACCGGAAAGTGAACATTCCACATTGGCAGATGGCTCATGCTCAGG GGCGCGTGGCAGCCCAGAACATGTTGGCGCAGGAAGCGGAGATGAACACCGTGCCCTACCTCTGGACCGCCATGTTTGGCAAGAGCCTGCGCTACGCGG GCTACGGAGAAGGCTTCGACGACGTCATCATCCAGGGGGATCTGGAGGAGCTGAAGTTTGTGGCTTTTTACACTAA AGGCGACGAGGTGATCGCCGTGGCCAGCATGAACTACGATCCCATTGTGTCCAAGGTCGCTGAGGTTCTGGCCTCAGGCCGTGCCATCCGGAAGCGGGAGGtgga GACTGGCGACATGTCTTGGCTTACAGGGAAAGGATCCTGA